Proteins encoded by one window of Acetivibrio thermocellus ATCC 27405:
- a CDS encoding carbohydrate-binding protein, with the protein MRRGKLRKIIALVLVLGFIAGNFAVTTFAAETVKPYCTRTSTPVMAVNLGSNEDVSHGGTNFKKQSAYSNLKVEVKGPSDSAYPTGTINALSVIQAENCDENHGLEIEDCPDEGGTKNLAYIANGDYTAYYNVYFPKGTKGFIARVSSDTEGGYIELRLDSISAEVVGRCRVENTGGWEKYEEVYCELNKSVEGVHTLYMGFAGERDGLFNVNWFRFTKSPYEPVMTKSRDGAVDGAYLYKFIDFGKESIPTRFKMHLSGSISGIINVRLDSPSGDVIATVDGTNGAGEVEGRVEKPVTGIHELYLTDDKNGTLISKVDWFVFEPEESKEITDRNLQNFAKTSVKGYNVNLEASLDKNNVYEVYIHPVEFRKKNRQIFDLYINGTLVDTIDTEESGLDWEKKGPYITKVLDDGKLKIECKSRQGIVSLAGLEINKITYSKAFSDVKIKDWFYIPVMELASRGVIFGKGNDMFKPQDHIIGEHVAYMMFNVMKVSIAENDKEFNPEKYRNLSDVPPSFWAYPYMSAYYNYFFKEKMLRYDVNTRVPYSAKEYEEKKKVRREEFAMAIIGARRLDYNEDGKVFVLDPYLEPSAMLNKYKDKDADKITDSFRYFVELALEKGLMKGDQFGYLNPQNPVTRGEAAAFIYNALNLDENNFVKPKRGEKIPVPRITARKRNINVGILILPAPAWDSINNIPVNDPNPDFTLMELLNRNINKPMDWELVNPHPPAFDKSEYKDIMHLNSSKIPGIDNQSHSDFCAYFNDLRSVARAQTDLEADITYLGTVGYSENINKSKFFKYWEVHLDDPNLTPEKIAKDYDLLFQTSHGKITYSKDVQDKVKAFLKAGGQLWWENCKGLEIESGDGFTEEVKFVSLHPGHNRKYPQIPVLDDEGKMHPLFDNIFRINPEKTSRVFAPGIYNKNSEISMLGDGEEWLNDDNRYLDELQPDDIVILNIENTDTGEILPNMAVRNIENEDAPDGRIVISTNDIGCGITKFVDRGGGKAVEDYKFCYNLLGWMSKIDVSFDETTVNQWDGGSEFSVEATFTNNGAKKQIYDVTYEYDPKLWNLVPTSDFKNYKQTHPWIKALDENGYPKKIELEPNQTEVVTYKFNIKRTNLRCYDFTIKASESGVKYTRDMAETLYRLNNVRVEEPIFSGRRNNGSEASFDVTINAPEEPDSDLRTEDYELNIKIKKDGSFIDPETVIDNIELLTDGNTPPLEGYNYKYLVDNKGVLYLKVIIEDTLITKPTEKIRLNISLKNLDSGSYEVAGKIEVIDPVSRRRLAFSDEAIYKIK; encoded by the coding sequence ATGAGAAGGGGAAAACTACGGAAGATAATTGCTTTAGTGCTGGTTTTGGGTTTCATTGCCGGCAACTTTGCAGTAACCACCTTTGCGGCGGAAACTGTGAAACCTTATTGTACCAGGACTTCAACGCCGGTCATGGCGGTAAATCTCGGAAGCAATGAAGATGTCAGCCATGGCGGTACCAATTTTAAAAAGCAGTCGGCTTACAGCAACCTTAAAGTGGAGGTCAAGGGGCCTTCTGATTCCGCATATCCCACCGGAACAATCAATGCTCTCTCGGTTATTCAGGCAGAGAATTGCGATGAAAACCATGGACTGGAAATCGAAGACTGCCCGGATGAGGGAGGCACAAAGAACCTGGCGTATATAGCCAATGGAGACTATACAGCTTATTATAATGTATATTTTCCAAAAGGAACAAAAGGTTTTATAGCAAGGGTTTCAAGTGACACTGAAGGAGGATATATTGAACTTCGCCTTGACTCAATTTCGGCGGAAGTGGTTGGACGATGCCGCGTAGAAAACACCGGAGGATGGGAAAAGTATGAAGAAGTTTACTGCGAACTAAATAAAAGTGTTGAAGGCGTACATACTTTGTATATGGGCTTTGCCGGAGAAAGGGACGGTCTTTTCAACGTCAACTGGTTCAGGTTTACAAAGAGCCCGTATGAGCCGGTAATGACAAAAAGCCGTGACGGAGCGGTTGACGGAGCCTATTTGTACAAGTTCATTGATTTTGGGAAGGAAAGTATTCCAACCAGGTTTAAAATGCACCTTTCAGGAAGCATAAGCGGAATAATAAATGTAAGGCTTGACAGTCCATCAGGAGATGTTATAGCAACTGTTGACGGCACAAACGGCGCCGGAGAAGTGGAAGGGCGCGTTGAAAAGCCTGTTACGGGAATTCATGAGTTATATTTGACCGATGATAAGAACGGTACTTTAATATCCAAAGTTGACTGGTTTGTATTTGAACCGGAAGAATCAAAAGAAATAACCGACAGAAATCTTCAGAATTTTGCCAAAACAAGTGTAAAAGGATACAATGTAAATCTTGAGGCCTCTCTTGATAAAAACAATGTCTACGAAGTTTATATCCATCCTGTAGAGTTCCGCAAGAAAAATCGTCAGATATTTGACCTTTATATCAATGGTACGCTGGTGGATACCATTGACACCGAGGAGTCGGGACTTGATTGGGAGAAAAAAGGACCGTACATCACAAAGGTTTTGGATGACGGAAAGCTGAAAATTGAATGCAAATCCAGACAAGGTATTGTATCTCTGGCCGGTTTGGAAATCAACAAGATAACGTATTCCAAAGCTTTTTCCGATGTAAAAATCAAAGACTGGTTTTATATTCCTGTAATGGAGCTCGCAAGCCGGGGAGTTATATTCGGCAAGGGCAATGACATGTTTAAGCCGCAGGACCATATAATCGGCGAGCATGTGGCATATATGATGTTTAATGTCATGAAGGTGTCCATTGCAGAAAATGACAAGGAATTCAATCCGGAAAAGTACAGAAACCTGTCGGATGTGCCTCCGAGTTTTTGGGCTTATCCCTATATGAGCGCTTATTACAACTATTTCTTTAAAGAAAAAATGCTAAGATATGATGTTAATACCCGTGTTCCTTACAGTGCAAAGGAGTACGAGGAGAAAAAGAAAGTAAGACGCGAAGAGTTTGCTATGGCGATTATAGGGGCAAGGCGTCTTGACTATAATGAAGACGGCAAGGTGTTTGTACTGGATCCGTATCTTGAACCTTCAGCAATGTTGAACAAGTATAAGGACAAAGATGCCGACAAGATTACGGATTCCTTCAGGTATTTTGTAGAATTGGCTTTGGAAAAGGGTCTGATGAAAGGTGACCAGTTTGGTTACTTAAATCCTCAAAATCCTGTAACGAGAGGAGAGGCGGCGGCATTTATATACAATGCCTTAAATCTTGACGAAAACAATTTTGTAAAGCCGAAAAGGGGAGAGAAAATTCCTGTACCGAGGATAACAGCCAGGAAGAGAAATATAAATGTGGGAATTCTTATTTTGCCGGCACCGGCATGGGATTCAATAAACAATATACCGGTGAATGACCCAAATCCTGACTTTACTTTAATGGAGCTTTTGAACAGGAACATAAACAAGCCGATGGATTGGGAGTTGGTGAATCCTCATCCGCCTGCCTTTGACAAGAGTGAATACAAAGATATAATGCACCTTAACTCATCCAAGATTCCGGGAATTGACAACCAAAGCCACAGTGATTTCTGCGCATATTTCAACGACCTCAGGAGCGTGGCCAGGGCACAAACCGATCTTGAAGCCGATATAACTTATCTTGGCACGGTCGGATACAGTGAAAATATAAATAAGTCGAAGTTCTTCAAATATTGGGAGGTTCATCTGGACGACCCGAATTTGACACCGGAAAAGATTGCAAAAGACTATGACCTTCTGTTCCAGACATCCCATGGTAAAATAACATATTCAAAGGATGTCCAGGACAAAGTCAAGGCGTTCCTGAAAGCCGGCGGCCAGTTATGGTGGGAAAACTGCAAAGGGCTTGAAATTGAATCCGGAGACGGTTTTACGGAAGAAGTTAAGTTTGTGTCGCTGCATCCGGGTCATAACCGCAAGTATCCTCAGATACCTGTTTTAGACGACGAAGGGAAAATGCATCCGTTGTTTGACAATATTTTCAGAATCAATCCGGAGAAAACATCCCGTGTATTTGCACCGGGTATATACAACAAGAACAGCGAGATATCAATGCTGGGCGACGGTGAGGAATGGCTCAACGATGACAACAGGTATCTTGATGAATTGCAGCCTGATGATATTGTAATTCTCAACATAGAGAATACCGACACAGGCGAAATACTTCCCAACATGGCGGTAAGAAATATAGAGAATGAGGATGCGCCTGACGGAAGAATTGTAATTAGCACAAATGATATTGGATGCGGTATAACAAAATTTGTGGACCGCGGTGGCGGAAAAGCCGTTGAAGACTACAAATTCTGCTACAATCTTTTGGGTTGGATGTCCAAGATAGATGTAAGCTTCGATGAAACAACTGTCAACCAGTGGGACGGAGGCAGTGAGTTTTCCGTGGAAGCCACATTCACAAACAATGGAGCAAAGAAACAGATTTATGACGTTACATATGAATATGATCCTAAACTTTGGAATCTTGTACCAACGAGCGACTTTAAGAATTACAAACAGACTCATCCATGGATTAAGGCTTTGGATGAAAACGGATATCCGAAGAAAATTGAACTTGAGCCCAATCAGACGGAAGTAGTGACATATAAATTCAACATCAAGAGAACAAACCTCCGCTGCTATGACTTTACGATAAAAGCAAGTGAATCGGGTGTGAAGTATACCCGCGACATGGCTGAAACGTTGTACAGACTGAATAACGTAAGGGTTGAGGAGCCGATATTCTCAGGACGGAGGAATAACGGAAGTGAAGCTTCTTTCGATGTGACAATCAACGCACCGGAGGAACCGGACAGTGACCTTAGAACCGAGGATTATGAGCTTAATATAAAAATTAAAAAGGATGGAAGCTTTATTGATCCGGAAACCGTTATAGACAATATTGAGCTTCTGACGGACGGAAATACACCGCCGCTGGAAGGTTACAATTACAAGTACTTGGTTGACAATAAGGGTGTTCTGTATCTGAAGGTTATTATAGAAGACACGCTGATTACGAAGCCAACTGAAAAAATCAGGCTGAATATATCTTTAAAGAACCTTGACAGTGGCAGTTATGAGGTTGCCGGAAAGATAGAGGTAATTGATCCGGTTTCCCGTAGAAGGCTTGCATTCTCAGATGAGGCAATATATAAAATAAAATAG